A genome region from Pseudomonas helmanticensis includes the following:
- the pgaD gene encoding poly-beta-1,6-N-acetyl-D-glucosamine biosynthesis protein PgaD, translating into MKIIRTRQRPFLVVVDVVLTVVAWVGLLFLLIRGLWPLIEPHAGGARIDNSAFDALGTLQIYLWVALVNAVILIGWARYQQRKSRSFAQRRLPSPVIDDEGLSKSFKLCDDRLQKLRTPGVMTIHNDQEGDISHVVTHFWPVQQEELPPPLAPLEHPRVIFLHAEDDDNREPVNRLS; encoded by the coding sequence ATGAAAATCATCCGGACTCGCCAGCGGCCTTTCCTCGTCGTGGTCGACGTGGTGCTTACGGTGGTGGCGTGGGTGGGCCTGTTGTTCTTGCTGATCCGTGGTCTGTGGCCATTGATCGAACCCCATGCGGGCGGGGCGCGCATCGATAATTCGGCGTTCGATGCACTCGGTACTTTGCAGATATATCTGTGGGTGGCGCTGGTCAACGCGGTGATTCTGATCGGTTGGGCGCGTTATCAGCAGCGTAAGAGCCGCAGCTTCGCCCAGCGCCGGTTGCCGTCGCCGGTGATCGATGATGAGGGGCTGAGCAAGAGCTTCAAACTGTGTGACGACCGTTTGCAGAAACTGCGCACGCCCGGGGTGATGACCATTCACAACGATCAGGAAGGCGATATCAGTCATGTGGTGACGCATTTCTGGCCGGTGCAGCAGGAAGAATTGCCGCCGCCATTGGCACCGCTGGAGCATCCACGGGTGATCTTCCTGCATGCCGAAGACGACGATAACCGCGAACCGGTGAACCGTCTCTCCTGA